One Cicer arietinum cultivar CDC Frontier isolate Library 1 chromosome 8, Cicar.CDCFrontier_v2.0, whole genome shotgun sequence DNA segment encodes these proteins:
- the LOC101500065 gene encoding uncharacterized protein has translation MDPCPFVRILIGNLAIKSPASSKPSFSGKVHPSSSPCYCEIKLKGIDSPPCHVATVPLISDSDTHPQSLAASFDFSKTQINKIKNPLIQISVYKARTNPSCAFNSAKLLGKISVPIDLTLVESRPCSFHNGWVTLSNNNSKNRDPSAQAQLLHLTVRAEPDPRFVFRFDGEPECSPQVFQVKGDVKQPVFTCKFSFRDRNPVQFPSTNANHLATDRKGWSITVHDLSGSPVACASMVTPFVPSPGSQRVSKSNPGAWLIIRPEGDGTWKPWGRLEAWREPGNSNAVGYRFDVLPATTDPVTLAACTISSQNGGKFTIDVTSGITPASTPNGSWDLGSSSRTESGFGSDFMLDHQFLYRGFVMSAKFDGEKKCSKPEVEVGVKHVTCAEDAAAFVALAAAMDLSMDACKLFSQKLRKELRQ, from the coding sequence ATGGATCCGTGCCCCTTCGTACGGATCCTAATTGGAAACCTTGCAATCAAATCTCCGGCATCATCGAAACCATCTTTCTCCGGCAAAGTACACCCATCAAGTTCCCCTTGTTACTGTGAAATCAAACTGAAGGGAATCGATTCTCCACCGTGCCACGTGGCAACAGTCCCTCTAATTTCAGACTCAGACACACACCCTCAATCCCTCGCTGCTAGCTTCGATTTCTCCAAAACccaaatcaacaaaatcaaaaacCCTCTCATCCAAATCTCCGTCTACAAAGCACGCACAAATCCTTCATGCGCTTTCAATTCCGCAAAACTATTGGGCAAAATTTCAGTACCTATCGATCTTACCTTAGTTGAATCACGACCCTGTTCTTTCCACAACGGTTGGGTCACTCTCTCCAACAATAACAGCAAAAACCGTGACCCTTCGGCTCAGGCTCAATTATTGCATTTAACTGTTCGAGCCGAACCGGATCCAAGATTCGTTTTCCGGTTCGATGGTGAACCAGAATGCAGTCCACAGGTTTTCCAAGTCAAGGGAGACGTTAAACAACCGGTTTTCACTTGCAAATTCAGTTTCAGGGACAGGAACCCGGTTCAGTTCCCTTCAACGAATGCTAATCATTTAGCAACGGATCGAAAAGGATGGTCAATAACGGTTCACGATTTATCCGGTTCACCTGTTGCGTGTGCGTCGATGGTTACACCGTTCGTTCCTTCACCCGGTTCGCAGCGGGTCAGTAAATCCAACCCGGGAGCTTGGCTAATTATCCGACCCGAAGGAGATGGGACCTGGAAGCCTTGGGGCCGGCTCGAGGCGTGGCGTGAACCGGGTAATTCAAACGCCGTCGGTTACCGGTTCGACGTCCTTCCGGCCACCACTGATCCGGTTACACTCGCCGCGTGTACTATCAGCTCTCAGAACGGAGGTAAATTCACTATCGATGTTACCTCCGGCATCACTCCAGCGAGCACGCCAAACGGAAGTTGGGATCTCGGGTCGAGTTCTAGAACCGAATCTGGATTCGGTTCGGATTTTATGTTGGATCATCAATTTTTGTACAGAGGATTTGTGATGTCGGCTAAGTTTGATGGCGAAAAAAAGTGCAGTAAACCGGAGGTCGAGGTTGGTGTGAAGCACGTGACATGTGCGGAGGATGCTGCGGCATTCGTTGCACTTGCAGCTGCCATGGATTTGAGCATGGATGCTTGCAAACTGTTCTCTCAGAAACTCCGCAAGGAGTTGCGGCAGTAG